From a single Sphingomonas sp. OV641 genomic region:
- a CDS encoding response regulator transcription factor, producing MAAKVLVVDDDAAIRRLLRNTLLRADYAVAEAGNAREALRLAPIEQPDAVLLDLGLPDRDGLGLIPLLRAQGGPVILVVSAREAVEEKVSALDLGADDFVTKPFDTEELLARLRVALRHRQAGAAAPTIVRRGDIAIDLDRRAVERAGVEVHLTRKERDVLTLLARHLGRVVTHERLLTSCWGGDEDPRIEYLRIVIRNLRQKLEAPGPVGSVITNELGVGYRLRADG from the coding sequence ATGGCGGCCAAGGTGCTGGTGGTGGATGACGATGCGGCGATCCGCCGGCTGCTGCGCAACACGCTGCTGCGCGCCGATTATGCCGTGGCGGAGGCGGGCAATGCGCGCGAGGCGCTGCGCCTGGCGCCGATCGAGCAGCCGGACGCGGTGCTGCTGGACCTGGGCCTGCCCGATCGTGATGGGCTTGGCCTCATACCCCTGTTGCGCGCGCAGGGCGGGCCGGTGATCCTGGTGGTATCCGCGCGCGAGGCGGTGGAGGAAAAGGTCAGCGCGCTGGATCTGGGCGCGGACGATTTCGTCACCAAGCCGTTCGACACGGAGGAATTGCTCGCCCGGCTGCGTGTGGCGCTGCGCCACCGACAGGCCGGGGCGGCGGCGCCGACGATCGTGCGGCGCGGCGACATCGCCATCGATCTCGATCGCCGCGCGGTGGAGCGCGCGGGCGTCGAGGTGCATCTGACGCGCAAGGAGCGCGACGTGCTGACGCTGCTCGCCCGTCACCTTGGCCGGGTCGTCACGCACGAACGTCTGCTCACCAGTTGCTGGGGCGGGGACGAGGATCCCCGGATCGAATATCTGCGCATCGTGATCCGCAACCTGCGCCAGAAGCTGGAAGCGCCCGGCCCGGTCGGCAGCGTGATCACCAACGAGCTTGGCGTGGGATATCGGCTGCGCGCCGACGGCTGA